The Rattus rattus isolate New Zealand chromosome 1, Rrattus_CSIRO_v1, whole genome shotgun sequence genome includes a region encoding these proteins:
- the Pithd1 gene encoding PITH domain-containing protein 1, with protein sequence MSHGHSHGGGGCRCAAEREEPPEQRGLAYGLYLRIDLERLQCLNESREGSGRGVFKPWEERTDRSKFVESDADEELLFNIPFTGNVKLKGIIIMGEDDDSHPSEMRLYKNIPQMSFDDTEREPDQTFSLNRDITGELEYATKISRFSNVYHLSIHISKNFGADTTKIFYIGLRGEWTELRRHEVTICNYEASANPADHRVHQVTPQTHFIS encoded by the exons ATGTCGCACGGCCACAGCCACGGCGGGGGCGGCTGTCGCTGCGCCGCCGAACGCGAGGAGCCGCCCGAGCAGCGCGGCCTGGCCTACGGGCTGTACCTGCGCATCGACCTGGAGCGACTGCAGTGCCTCAATGAGAGCCGCGAGGGCAGCGGCCGCGGCGTCTTCAAGCCGTGGGAGGAGCGGACCGACCGCTCTAAG TTTGTTGAAAGTGATGCGGATGAAGAGCTTCTGTTTAATATTCC ATTTACGGGCAATGTCAAGCTCAAAGGCATCATCATAATGGGAGAAGACGATGACTCACACCCTTCGGAGATGAGACT GTACAAGAACATTCCACAGATGTCATTTGATGATACAGAAAGGGAGCCAGACCAGACCTTTAGTCTGAACCGAGATATCACAGGAGAATTAGAGTATGCTACAAA AATTTCTCGGTTTTCCAATGTCTATCATCTTTCCATTCATATTTCAAAAAACTTTGGAGCGGACACCACGAAGATCTTTTATATTGGCCTGAGGGGAGAGTGGACTGAG CTTCGCCGGCATGAGGTGACCATCTGCAACTATGAAGCGTCGGCCAACCCAGCAGACCACCGGGTGCATCAGGTCACCCCACAGACACATTTCATTTCTTAA